The sequence below is a genomic window from Deinococcus apachensis DSM 19763.
GTGGGCGCAGGAGCAGATGACCGGGGACGGGAAACCCGGAGCGGCCGTTCAGACCCAGGAGTTCCAGGGTCCTCAGGCCCCCGGCTACCACTATGGCCTCCGAATCTACCCGCGGTTGGGGACGAGCGAGGTCAAAAGTGTTCTGTGCATCACTGTCCGTCTGGCCCCTGGTACGGGGGACACCAGCCCGACTTCTCCCGATAACTGAGCTTCTGGTCCCCTGCGAACCAGATGCCTCCGGTGCGAAAGGATGTTTACCATGAATGATTCCCCCAGTTTGTCCGCACGCCGAGCCGAGGCTCAGGCGACCCCCGGCCTCCTGCCCGGACAGGGGACGGAGCCGACCAGCGGGGTGGCCGCTGTCGTCGTGACGTACAACCGTAAGGAGTTGCTGGTCAAGTGCCTGGACAGCCTGCTGCGGCAGACGGAGCCGCTCGCGCGCATATACGTGATCGACAACGCCTCCACCGATGGAACGTCCGAAGTGATTCCAGACCATGAGCACGTGACCTACCTGCGGCTGGAGCAGAACTTGGGCGGCGCGTATGGCTTCGCGTACGGGGTGCGTCAGGCGTTGGAGGGCAACTACCGCTACGTGTGGGTGATGGACGACGACTGCTTTGCGGAGGATGACGCCCTGGAGCAACTGTTGAGGTGGGACGGTGCCGCCGAGGCGCTGTGCGGCGCCGTCTTGGCACGGGACGGAAGCTACGATCTTAACCAGCGGCGCAATTTCGATCCCGTCACCTTGGTCGAGACCAAGGTCAACCCCACCTTCTATGCCGAGCCGTGTGCGCCCATCGACCTGTTCACCTTTGTGGGCGCGCTGATTCGAATGGACGCGGTGCGCCGGGTGGGCCTGCCCGTGGACAACTTCTTCTACATGGCTGACGATTCGGAATACGCCCTGCGGCTCAAGGCACATGGCCTGCGAACCTACCTCGTTCCGACCAGCCGCATGTGGCATCACGGGAGCGTCACTAACAAGGCGCCGCATGAAAAGTACCACCCGAAAAAACACTACTACAGCATTCGCAATGGTCTCCTGATTCGTCGCCGGTATGGCAAGTCCCGGCCCTGGTTCGCAATCCGCTTCTGCTCCTTCGCCGTCCGAAGTTTCTTGATTCTCGCCAAGAACGGAAACCTCGACCGAAGCTCGGCCACTCTGACGTTCGAGGCGCTGCGGGACGCCCTGCTTGGCCGCGCCTACATCAAGGATTTTGGGACGTGAGTCGAAACGCCTCATTTACTCTTCTGAAACGGCTCTGCCCGGATACTGCCTCCATGAAGGTCGTCTCAACCCCTTTCACGATCCCGCGTGTTGGTCTGGTGCTGGTCGCCACCCTCCTGTTGGGAACAAGTGGGCAGCAGAGCCCGGCGGACGTGTCCTACGACGGCCCCATCGTTATCCGCAAGGGCGGCACCTACAGTGGGAATTGGCGCAGCCTGGATCCCAACACGCCTGCTGTGGACATCGCCACCCGTGAGCCGGTCATTATCGAGAATTCCGACGTCGAAGGCCGGGGAACCTTGATTCACAGCGCCTTCGACCGGGCCAACGTCACGATTCGCAATACACGGGGCGTCGCCCTGAACCCGGATCTTCCGGTGAGCGCGAAACGCGCGCCCGGGCGTTTCCTCAACCTGGAGGAATTCGAGAGCGCCGTCGTGGAGAACAACGAGATGATCGGCACGTCCGGCATGTACTTCCGCAAGTACCTGGGCGACCCCGAACGGGGCCAGACGATCAAGGTCCTGCGAA
It includes:
- a CDS encoding glycosyltransferase codes for the protein MNDSPSLSARRAEAQATPGLLPGQGTEPTSGVAAVVVTYNRKELLVKCLDSLLRQTEPLARIYVIDNASTDGTSEVIPDHEHVTYLRLEQNLGGAYGFAYGVRQALEGNYRYVWVMDDDCFAEDDALEQLLRWDGAAEALCGAVLARDGSYDLNQRRNFDPVTLVETKVNPTFYAEPCAPIDLFTFVGALIRMDAVRRVGLPVDNFFYMADDSEYALRLKAHGLRTYLVPTSRMWHHGSVTNKAPHEKYHPKKHYYSIRNGLLIRRRYGKSRPWFAIRFCSFAVRSFLILAKNGNLDRSSATLTFEALRDALLGRAYIKDFGT